A region of Dictyostelium discoideum AX4 chromosome 1 chromosome, whole genome shotgun sequence DNA encodes the following proteins:
- a CDS encoding zinc-containing alcohol dehydrogenase (Similar to ADH) has protein sequence MKAAIFKQKGGDLEIVEVPVPEPKQGWVRIKVHSCGVCHSDNACKYGNFGNSFPRIPGHEVFGEIEKLGEGVDPNYFKIGQLVGVGWFGGNHCGKCRECLNDQWIFCKETLICGIHYDGGYAEYMVAPSDSLAFVPEGMNAEETAPLLCAGITVFNSFRNQNIKVGSLVGVQGLGGLGHLAIQFCKKMGYEVIAMSSGDQKEKLAKELGAAHYVNISKDGWIDQMKAIGSVQCILLTAPSSSIVQSSLDALGVNGKLVLLALLPEPFNANSLTLIGGNKSIVGWASGDSRDTEQTLNFANKNQVKAMIKTFPLENVNEALLKIADARFRHVVKVL, from the exons TCAAAGTTCATTCATGTGGTGTATGTCACAGTGATAATGCTTGCAAATATg gCAATTTTGGAAATTCATTTCCACGTATTCCAGGTCATGAAGTATttggtgaaattgaaaaattggGTGAAGGAGTTGAtccaaattatttcaaaattggTCAATTAGTTGGTGTTGGTTG gtTTGGTGGTAATCATTGTGGTAAATGTAGAGAGTGTTTAAATGATCAATGGATATTTTGTAAGGAAACATTAATTTGTGGTATTCATTATGATGGTGGATATGCTGAATATATGGTCGCACCATCAGATTCATTAGCATTTGTACCAGAAGGAATGAATGCTGAAGAAACTGCACCATTATTATGTGCTGGTATTACTGTTTTCAACTCATTTAGAAATCAAAATATCAAAGTTGGTTCATTGGTTGGTGTTCAAGGTTTGGGTGGTCTTGGTCATTTGGCAATTCAATTTTGTAAGAAAATGGGTTATGAGGTTATTGCAATGTCGAGTGGTGAtcaaaaagagaaattagcCAAAGAATTGGGTGCAGCTCATTATGTCAACATTTCAAAAGATGGCTGGATTGATCAAATGAAAGCAATTGGTTCAGTTCAATGCATTCTATTAACTGcaccatcttcatcaattGTTCAATCATCTTTGGATGCATTAGGTGTAAATGGAAAGTTAGTACTTTTAGCTCTTTTACCAGAACCATTCAATGCAAATTCTCTAACCttaattggtggtaataaatcaattgttgGTTGGGCTTCAGGTGATTCTCGTGATACAGAACAAACATTGAACTTtgcaaataaaaatcaagTAAAAGCAATGATTAAAACTTTCCCATTGGAAAATGTTAATGAGGCTCTACTTAAAATTGCTGATGCTAGATTTAGACATGTGGTAAaggttttataa